agtaataaataaatgtgtCAGGTGGTTCTAAAACTTACCTGTGCCTATGTTACATGTAAGCATTTGCAtgcactgagaaagaaaaagtacacaTGGGGAAGAAGAccatgtttaaaatgtatttcagacagGGGTTTCTTTATGAGGCTCTCCACGTTTACTTTTGTGTGTTAAATTCAGGAAAGTAAAACTGTAAATTTCTAGTTTGAAAGCACGAGAATagtagaggaaggaaaaaatgggaGATGATGACCAAAAGTTTGAATATATTCATGGCTGATGAATACATGTTAAGTGactgttgttgctgcttttttcagtcatttctgaacTTCCTGAAAACTGCAGCTGTAATACCATTGTAAGCCATGTCACCCAAACTGCTTCTGGGTCAGCTTCTTCAGAACTGGCCTCAAACATCTGGATGTTTTTAGTATTTGGAAATACCAACTTTATAgtctgcaaatatattttaattactgattACGTGCCTactagtattttaattttgattatttaaatCACTTTGCAATTTAACTCCAATCCAGAGACTAATTTGTTAATTCGATCATGATGTCAGATTGATCCgtttcattcctttattttaaatcagatttaataaagttttaaatagCATAGCTTTGGGCAACAGAttctcttgattttattttttaaaaatgttttagtacaaattattatttaaaataatttctcttgacAAGTAACATGCGTCCAAACCTTGAGGCCATTAGACTAGCTATCTACCAGCAAACCTGACCATTCCCCTAAAAGTAGCAACTGGTTCTGAAAATGAGTTTCTATACCTGCCTCTCTTTCACACACATTATAGTCTTTTTCTCTGTTAAGCACCGCAGCAGCAGAGAGGTGGCCATTTTTTGCCCATGCATGGGCAGAACTACATGACCCCACAGCACGTAGACCCACGCCAAAACTCACCACATGTCCACGGCTTTGGCCACTCATCAGGGGAAGTACTACGGCAACCTTGGATGCAGACGGCTGAAGCCTGCCTAAGTCCTGATCTGGGGAGTAAAATTTGGAGCTAGACCCCTCAGGACCGGCAACAACTGCAAAACTCTAGCTGTGGCCAACGATGGCACTATTCCTGCCCCATGCTGCCCTGCCCAGGCGGAGGAAGcaattctcctttcttcccttccgCAGCATCCGTGCCCTATCCAGAGCCCAAACCCCTCGGCATAAGCATCCTGCCTTTCTGTATGGCTCACACAGCGGGGCCCCACTCCCTGCTCAAGGTGCTAGCTACTACCAGGCTGCAAATAACAGctggggggaagaaaggaaagatatATTacattatagcttttaaataaaatacactaGGAACACCAGGTACTATGCAATTGTAGTCCTCTAGGGCATGGTCTCTGCTATCTTTAATTGTCATCCAGCATTTAGATTAGATAATAAAGGGAGCGGTAATCGCTAACAGACATTCTGCGTGAGCAAAAATGCTTGCCATGACAAAAACTGTAGCCAGATATAGACGTATGTCAGATAAATTTGAAGGATCACAACTTCCTAAAGCACTAGCATGCAAATAAATCTAGATTtatatgcacatgtgtgtgtgtgtgtgtgtataatacCGCATCCAAGCACCTATATTTACCATTTAATATAAACTGAGGAAAGTACAATGCAACATTAAAAAACAGAGGCTtggaataatatttaataatgttcCTATGGAAAACATTCCAAATTGGAAAAACTTGCCTGAAAATTTTAAGATACTAAATTCAGGGAAACTCTTGAGGGAATgaccactaaaataaaaataaaaaaccctagaAAACTCCTTGTGACttagttttgtttccatttgaaaGTAATCAGCACCAGTTTGATCCTTCCCCTTCGTGACCTCAAACCCTGATTAAAGGTGGTCTAGAGTTTCAGTCCCCGAACACAGCGTTTctggagaagagcagcagcaagcagaaatACAGCACGTTGGAAGATCGACCCGGTGTCactggacaaagaaaaaaacaacatggtgTGCACAAGCGCCACCAAGAGGTTCTTCTTCTATAGCCCAAATATGATTTTTCCCCCTGAACAGCACCCTGTGCTGCTCGGGCACGCACTCAGGACCCTGTGAGCATGAGCCACTCACTTGCACCAGGCATTTGCTGCTGCGTTTCAGTGAGTGTTgcaaatagaaagcaaaaaaagataaatgatttTTTAGCGTTCCTTTCAGAACAGGGAGCGAGGAGAAAGATATATCTACAGCACATGCAGTTTTTGACAACAGAGCTTTTAAATGTTGTGGTAGCAGAAAAGAAGACCACTGCCCAGTCCCAGATCTGGAAAACGTTAAATTCCACCTTATCAGCCACCGAAACAGAGTCAGGAGGCATCTgttgctgagctgcctcctgtcAAAACCTGTGCAATCCTATTCTTTTTCCTATCAAATGCAATTGTGAGATTCAATTAGTAATAATATTTTGGTAGTGTGATGCTGGAGCCCGTTTTTAAAGGTAAACAGACattttcatcagatttttttcatcatgGGGAGAAAGCCAGTTTTGTCCTCACCGCTGCCGTTTTATGGGCTGAAGAGAGTGACGTAAAAAGCCACAGCTTTCTCATTCCTCTGCAACAGTACTAACTAAAGGGTAATTGCTCAAGCCCCACGTTTATGGTTATGGAGACCCTGAGGTCAGCATCTCCCTAACCTGCTTGGCCTGGCTACTCCCACCATTGAGTGGCCAGCGGGGCTTGACCCCCTTCAGGGGTGAAAGCAGCATCTAGCATGCTTGGGAAAGGTGGGTGCTTCATGCTGGATAAGGCTTGGCTGCCCTCCATGCGTGTGTGCCTCCCTCTGCAAATCACTTCTCTCAGTGTGGCCGATAACCCACCTTGGTCTTCCCATCTTCCACGGTGAGAAACCAACGTGCAGGCTGCCCGGAGGCTGAAAGCTCAGAGTTTTCTccaggaaggggagggaagttgCAACACAGCCTTGAATCAAGCCTCCCAGGTCACAGGTAAGCGTGCAGGCACCCCAGTTGGTGCCTTACCTCAGCTGGATAAGGCTGCAAGCCACCTAGCTGAACTCTGAACTTGGAgcgtgggttggactagatggtctcctGAGGTCCCCTCCAGCCACAGTTATCCCACGATTCTGCAACCGAAAAGCGTGATGCTGCCTGCAGGTTGGTGACAAACAAACATGGGGCTCAGGCTGGCGAAGCCATCAGTGATGGCGGCTTTCACCTCAAGCTCATCACATCAGCAAAGCACCTCAATGGGTCATGGGGGGGGTGTGTAAAGAGGCCCCCACATACAGTACGTAGCCAGGTAAGGGACTAAGCGACCTCAAGACAGCGGATTTGGAAAAATATGCAACAGACAGATTAACAAATTGATAGTATTTACTACTGCTTGTGTTGAAGCAAGTCTTGCCCACTCTTTAGCTGACTTGCAAGTGtcaatgtatttttccttttccacttctcAGCTTCCAGGACTGGCCAGGAAAAGGTACGGAAGATCTGAGTTCACACCAAGGCTTGAGAGCAAGAGGAAGCAGCACCATGGTTTTAACGCAGATGGCACAGACCAGGCACACTCTTTAGAACGCAGTGCGACTCTTAACGCCCTGCAAGCACCAAGGACTCAAGTCATTTTCCCCATAGTCCATTCATTTTCACCACCACCCATCAGGTAACATTTACAGAGGCTTTTGAGCGGGGACAGGGGGGAAGAGGACTggggttggggtctttttttccaggcagctcaTTCTCTCACCTAACTCCCAAGATTTAAGGTGATTTAAGCACTTAAGGATTAAAGGCGTTTTAACAGCTTATATTGCTTTAAGGATCTAAGGTGGCTTAAACGCTTATGCTACTTTCAGGGGTTTAAAGCGGCTTAGCTGTCCATGCCACTTGATGAATTTACGGGAGCTGAAAAGCCTATGCTCcctttaaaacaataaaaatgtaccTTAAAAACATCATTGTATTTTAAGAGTGCCGTCCTGCTTGGCTCCCCCAGGTCGCACCAGGTCGCTCAAGGCTTTATCCTGGAGGGTGCCCAAACCCTCCAGGCCCCCCCCCCGCTTTCCTGGGGGGGCCTTAGCGCCCTTACCTGGCGCCTGCAAGCTCCGGGGACAGCGGGCCTTCTCCCCCGCAGGCGCCGTCCCTgctccccggcccccggccctgccttCCCCGGCGGCTTTAGGCCGAAGCGCCGGCCCGCTGCGGGCAGCCGCGCCTACGCTTAAAGGGCCGGagcgggccggggcagcggcccccgccgggggggggggggtgggatcCGGGGGGCTTAAACCGCCAACGGCCGTGAAGAGCTCATTAGCTTCGTTCCCCATTAAGCGTGAAACAGTGGCTCTTTATTGGCCTGAGCGCGTGCAGcgggacacccccaccccccccggaccggccccggccccgacggGGAGAAGCCCCCCGGGGATGCTCCCGGGCCGTGCAGTGCCCCCCGGCCCCGacgtgtgccctggcagccgggGAAGGCAACCGCACCCGGGGCAGCCTGAAACACAACGCTGCTCCCCAAGGGCTGCCCAGACCCACCTTTCAGAGCCAGCCCCATTCCTCCCAAAAGGCGATGCAGGCGAAGCGGGGCTGGCCCAGGAAGACAAGGCTGCAAGGTCTCCCTGCCCTTAGCAGCCACCCAAGACCACAGGGACCCCCGACATCCCCCATGGAGACGGCCCCACGAGTGTCTCCTCGTCCACCCCCATTACCCCTTGAACACACTGGCACGGACACCCAAAGCTGCTCTTCCTGCTGAGGCTTTCCTAGTCTTCGAGCATTTAGCACAAAAATCACCCCGACCCTGCGAATACAGCAGGTTTCCTGGCCGCAGCAGCCACTCCATGCGGCTCACACCCAGCCCGCGTCAGtgtacaggccctgctaaaccaCAATGACTGCAAACGGCATTCAGGTCCGCAGGCCAGGAAAGCCGTACCCGAGTTTACAGCGAGGAACACCGATGGCAGCCTCGCGCTCCCGTGCTTTCCCCTGCAAGGGATCAGAGCGAGGGCAGTCATGATTGCTTGGGGCTACGGGCTTGGGCTGGTTTTGTTTACATGATCTCAGATCATTTCAAATTTATAGTAAATGAGTTCGCCAAGGgtgattaaaaatggaaatagcaaGGTCTCATAAAGCCTTGTTTCAAATCAAAGCTTAATCCAGGAAAAACAGTGTGCTTTTCCTCCTTACATCATGTGGGctggaaacaaacaagcaaacatttcTGGTGAAAAAAATGAGCAGATTTCTGTCGGAAATGTCTCATCCTCCACCACAGAAAACGGTTATTATCTCTAGTCTTAACAGCGTCTGTTCAGATTTGGGTCCTTGCTTCCACACAGCCCAGCCAGCAAATTGTCTTCTCATCATGCCGAGATCCACCTGAAGGGATGACAATGACTCCAAAAAATGGAAGCagtgaaaaaaggagagagaaaaacaaaccacaaacttGTCCATTTTACAAAGACCTGGTGAATTGCCCGGCCATTCCGGGTAAGAGCAAACGTGCTGGTAGGTCCCCTTCCGCTGAAGAGGAGTTTGGGGACAGAGGCCAGTGGGACCAGCACTAGGAGCTGGAAGTGACATCTCCTGCAAGTGGCAACAGCTACAGCCTCTGGCAATCCTCACGACTTGGCAAAACGGGCTTAAAATGGGCACCATAAGTCATTGGTGGGGCTCAGTGCCATGGAAGCCGACTGAGGCCAAGAGCTTACAGATTTATTGTTTAAAGGAATGAGTTGGACACAGATAATAAATTGCAAGAATATGTGGAGCTGTAAAAAACAAACTACTTTTAAGCCCTTCCACAAGCGATATTAGACATTCAGGACATTTATTTTCCGGGTATGAAACAACTTTAAGTAAGAGACAAGCTGGCCTACTGGGAGATTACATTCATGAGTGTGACCCGCTGGAAAGGATCTTGAAACCTCCTCTGAAGGAGCTGGCACTGGCTTCAGTGGGTGACAACAGCCCGCCTGGGGcagcactgcggccactccagcACGGCAGCCCCGTGCCTTTCCCGAGGAGATGCTGCAGGTACCATCTCTTTCCTGTGCCACAAGCAGCGACCCAGACCTCCGGGAAGCCCAGTCTGGACACTGGACATACAGGGATCCTGCAATTTACGGAAGTCATCGTGGCTGAGGGTAGCTTCCCATAAAACATCTCTTTAAGGAGATATATGCAGTAGCTGATTAATGAATGTGGTTTACCACAAAATGATACTACACAGGCTTACTCTTTTCAATAATAATCCCATAAATAATATTACTAAAAAATCCAAGAAATATCCAAATTGCACTGAAGCTGCATTGCGATCCCAGTGCCTTGCCTGTTGTCTTCCCCTTTGTGGTAAATCAACACAAACATAATTATTTAAGGGAGTTTCTAGGTGAAGACAGGAGCGATGGGAAAGGGACGTGCCTACACTGCGCAGAGCCAGGCCCATGCTTTTAGCCTCAGAAAAACGTGCCAGGTGACCGTATTTCAAAAACACTTGGATGCTCCCACCCGGAGAAAACCCCCTTTGGCGGTCGGGTGCCATCCGGGAGCTGTGGGGCCAGGGTCCACTGTAGCCCCCCGCTCCTCTCAGGGGACAGCCAGGGCcaggaggggccgggggggcaggaggagggcccCGCACGGCAGCCCCCGGCGGCCGGGGGCTGCCGAGCCGGAGGGAGGCCGGGAGAGCCGGCAGCCCCCAGCCGCTGCCTGCGGCTCCAGCGCCGGGCCGAGCCTTGCCAGCATcgcggggagggggcggaggTGCCAGACACCCCCCGGGGGCTGAGGGAGCAGACAGCCTCGCCCCCTGCTTGGGGAACCGGCCCGGCCACATCATGCATCCGCTGGCAGGGGAAGCGCCGAACGTGGGCAAGAGGggccggggggagaggggggtcCCGCCGCTTCGCGGTAGCTGTGTTAGCTGCAAAGCTCACCTCCAGCTACCCGCGGCCTGGGAgcggcccctctccccctgcccggcCGAGGAGCTCCTCGGGCTTTCGTGGCTCTTTGTTCGCGGGGatctttccccccttccccgtgCTCGCACGGGAGCGTTTCTTGCAAGGATTTCCTGCCAAAAGACAATCCCCCTGAGCAAAAGCAGACCGAGAAAGTAGTGACCAATCCTTTCTGGATGGCTGTCACCAGGCTCCTCCCAGCCCCCGCTCCCCCTGCCATTTGcatacaaaaaaatccagaaaactcCCGTTTGCCTCCGCATCTCGCTCAGACCCTCCGTCCCCGTCTGGCAGGCAGGAGCCCGGGCTGGGGGACGCTGCCCGCGGCTGAGGGCAGCGGCGcgccgcccgctccgcgccccgccacCCCGGCCCCCCAAGCCTTtcgccagcccccccccccccctccttcgcGCCCCAAAATGCAGCGCCGCCTCTgcgccctgctcctgctggcgtCCCAGTGCATGGGCTCGGCCGCCGGGCTCTTCCCCTTCGGGGAGCCCGACTTCTCCTACAAGCGCTCCAACTGCAAGCCCATCCCCGCCCCGATGCTGCTGTGCCGGGGCATCGAGTACCAGAGCATGCGGCTGCCCAACCTGCTGGGGCATGAGACGGTGcaggaggtgctggagcaggCCTCCACCTGGATCCCGCTGGTGCAGAAGCAGTGCCACCCCGACACCAGGAAGTTCCTCTGCTCCCTCTTCGCCCCCGTCTGCATCGACGACCTGGACGAGATCATCCAGCCCTGCCACTCGCTCTGCGAGGAGGTGAAGGAGAGCTGCGCCCCGGTGATGTCCGCCTTCGGCTTCCCCTGGCCCGACATGCTGGACTGCAGCCGCTTCCCCAAAGACAACGACCTCTGCATCCCGCTGGCCAGCAGCGACCACATCCTCCCGGTCACCAGGGAAGGTAAGAGGGAGCCGCCGGACTGCCCCCGGGCCGGCAGCATCTGCCCCCCGATGAGCCGCCCCGACGGCGGGGTCCCTCCCCAGCTTTCTGCAGGGGAGCGGAGGCGTCTCCCGCCCGTTACAGCACGCCCCGGTGCTCCGGTACGGgggggaccggggaggggggCCGCAGATCGGGCTCAAGGAGGCTTTCCCGAAGGGACCGGAGAAACTGCAGGCACCGTCGGGCAACTGGCACcggcccgtccccgtccccaaAGGAAAGGTCCGGGAGCCCGGACTCGAGCCGCGCGGCTGCCGAAGGGACATCCTCCCTCTGCAAAGATCATCGCTGAAAAGCGGGGTTGGGGAGTTTTGTGCCGtttcccgtgtcccccccccccccgctttacTCTTTCCCCCTAAAAAAACCTTTTGGTTTAGGTGTGACCTTAAAAGCAcaccgtgcccccccccccccccccccccctccagcggGTCTGCAGCAAGGTAAGACGCGTCAAAGTGCtcgggcagcgccggggctggggggtAGAAGGCGCACGGTCAGTCCGTCCATCGAGGGATGGAAAACCGGCGTTTCCCGAAGGGTTCCCAACGCCACCTGCTGTTCCTTTCTCCCCGAGCCTGACGGGGACTGTCCCTTGCATTTCCAGCACCCAAGGTCTGCGATGCCtgcaaaaacaaaaatgaagacgATAACGACATCGTGGAAAACCTCTGCAAAAATGACTTTGGTAAGTGGAAGCAGAGACCTCTTGGTTGAAACTTGAGAGTTGAGGATCAGGTAAACTCCCAGTGGAATGAGAGGGAGATGTGCCTGAATAAAGGCAGGGCATTGTCTTATCTGCAGATGGACCCATCTGACTGTTTGGTCGTGAAACACGAAATTCCACCTCGGCATAAAAAGTGGCCCTCTTTATagtccttttctgtttgctgtttcGAAGTAGTGCTCTTTTATGTGGATGTTGCTGGCAAGCCGAATagaaagtaaaatggaaaaaaaaaaaaagaatctttcatCCAGACTATTgcctggggaaaagcagagcaaagtTTCATTTAGACATATGAGAAGGACCCGCATGACCAGTCTCGTGTATCATAAGACTCTCTCTGCAGATTAAGAATGAAGCTCTATATATCATTTGACAGAGAAGGTAATGCACAGACAATTGGGGATATAAACTTAATGGGAAGATCTGGGGTTAGAAGAGGACAAGAAAGCCCCTTCAACACAGACAACTGAACGGCACATTATCCACACATTAgcatttcaagagaaaaagggaataagGAGGGGAATCCTTTTATAATAGGTCAATGTTTATACCTGGAAACAGATTCGTAGTATAAGTATCTACAACAATTCAaaagtctctctttaaaaaaaaacaccacccaaaaCATGAAACTGTGACTGTGGGACATAATTGCTAAAACAACCAATAGCTTTGGCCTGGCAAATTGCACTCAGATAAATCCTCCTAAAGCTAAACATGCCCCACAGATTCTTACAGAGCCCTGTATCCCCCTCCTAGTTATTTTACCAAATCGAATGCAGCTGTTGGACCAATTTGCCCTCCACGGGATCTATTCTTTCAAAAAAACAATGCATGTGAAATATCATTTCCTTACAGGTTTGCTTAAAATCCGCTCCAGCCTAATAAATTAAGTTTAGAAGTTTTTAGCCGCAGCAGAGATCAGGTTTCAGATTAGGTCTAGGTACtcacctccccacctccccttcaAACTCTAGTTTCAGGAACACTGTCCTCTCCCAGCCAAAATGGGAGCGCTGCTTAATGTAGCAAACCTGCCCtctctctgtttgcaaacaggagaaaatactaatttagaaaggaaggaaaaagggggggagggggaagaggagaaaagaaacccaaaaaacctCAACCCTAAGGTTGATTCAAACTGAAATGACTTGCATGCCCTTTGTGGCTTTAGAAATGGAGCCacctgctgcctcttctgtcaGCCCTGACAGTTTAATTAGCAATAGAGCACCTCCCTCCCCAGGTCCTCTTTATGTGCACTAATGGGAAAAAACCTCtcaatctctctccctctccccacttccccctcccctcactCTATTAGCCTTGAAGATAAAAGTGAAGGAGATTGCCTACATCAATGGGGATACCAAGATCACCCCTgaaacaaagagcaaaaccatCTACAAGCTGAATGGGCTGACGGAAAGGGATCTGAGGAAGATCGTGCTCTGGCTCAAAGGTGGCCTCCAGTGTACCTGTGATGAGATGAATGACATCAACGTCCCCTACTTGGTGATGGGGCAGAAGCAAGCTGGGGAACTGGTGATCACCTCGCTGAAGCGGTGGCAGAAAGGGCAGCGGGCTTTCAAACGGTTCTCCCGCAGCATCCGCAAACTGCAGTGCTAGTGGCTTCAGCTCTGGCCACCTCCAGCAGCCGCCTCTGTCCCCAGCTCTCTGGGCCTCCCGCACCTTCTTGCTTCAGCCCCTCTGAGCCTCGAGATGCCACGGCCATGAGACACGGTGACCGCTCTTCGAGGGGCAAGGGAGCCCTCCGTTTCTGTACATAggttaaaatgtaataaaaaaaaaaaaccatgactATTTTTGGGGAGTATTAAAGTATCTCGCttaaagctttttcctttttttttatggttgCAAATGTGACTTTGGTCTGAGgtttttccctcttcattttgGTAATGCTGGTTCAtttatattgctgcttctctgtatACATGCATGTTTGTTGTGCAAAAGTAGGAGATGCAGAGAAAGACAGCCACGCGTGCGACTGGCCTGTCACAGTGGGTATGACTCTTTCACCGAGGTGAAATGGCTTGCCATCTATATTAACACTATAAAGGTCCTGTTACAACTCTTGCATGTGATACGTAGGCACCAGTAAGAGTATATTAACCAttctcacattttattttccacaagTCTGAGCCCttctctctcagaaaaaaatgaacaagtttTGGAGCTGGTTGATctgaatgcaactttttttttactattttgcaAATTAAACCATCTGTAGCCTAACTGTAATATACCTAGTGGTTAACCTGAAAGAGTtgtaaaatattgctttaattaACCTTGTAAATACTCCAGATAAATGTTATATTCTTGTATATAAACTTTACATCATCGTTTACCCATTGTCTTGGTCTGTATTCACTTTAATCTGTGTTGGGAGAAAGCTGTCCAAGTGGGCTTTGTCACGGCAAAGCAAAATCTGGGCTTCCACGCCAAGTGGCCAGCAGAGAAGCACGAGGAAGCATCTAGTGCTGCAACCAGAAAAGACACAGTGGACGTCATTTCCACAAAGATGAACCCACGAGACACGGGACTGAGGTTCAGTCAACTCCTTTTAACGTGTCTGTTCAGCTCTTCAAGACGAAGAGTTTTCTGGGGCTCCTTTGTTCGGCCGCCTGCATTTTCATCTCATCTTCTCAGAAGACTCTGCTCTTTGCTGATGTGGAATTGCAATGAGACCACTTGCTTAAAAATCAAATCTATTTATCCATTTCTTACACTTGAAAAAGCCATATTAAGGAGTGCAAGAATAGACAGAAAAATTTCATTTGCAGCTAGCAAGTCAGAATAATGATAGAGCAAGGCATGTTTTGTGTATGTACACTCACTATtcttactgagaaagaaaataaaacctaattAATAGTGTAACTAGCGgaatgtttttcagcatttttcttacGAATGTTTCCTGATGAAGAGCATTACCTGCTAGAATTTTATTGTACTTATCCTGAAAAACAGTCTTGCTTCCCAGTGCTGCCACATAAAAAAGTCCTCTTAGCTTCACTGAGAGGATGAGCAGTCCAATATTCCCAAGGACAACGTTTTATCTTAACCATTGCAGACAGAATACAAATCCAACACTAGATTgttctttaaagtaaaaaatcatattaattt
This region of Aptenodytes patagonicus chromosome 4, bAptPat1.pri.cur, whole genome shotgun sequence genomic DNA includes:
- the SFRP2 gene encoding secreted frizzled-related protein 2, with protein sequence MQRRLCALLLLASQCMGSAAGLFPFGEPDFSYKRSNCKPIPAPMLLCRGIEYQSMRLPNLLGHETVQEVLEQASTWIPLVQKQCHPDTRKFLCSLFAPVCIDDLDEIIQPCHSLCEEVKESCAPVMSAFGFPWPDMLDCSRFPKDNDLCIPLASSDHILPVTREAPKVCDACKNKNEDDNDIVENLCKNDFALKIKVKEIAYINGDTKITPETKSKTIYKLNGLTERDLRKIVLWLKGGLQCTCDEMNDINVPYLVMGQKQAGELVITSLKRWQKGQRAFKRFSRSIRKLQC